The Myotis daubentonii chromosome 9, mMyoDau2.1, whole genome shotgun sequence genome has a segment encoding these proteins:
- the LAYN gene encoding layilin isoform X4: MQLGAPQAVLLAVLLAGLRGQKGRLLSGQPVCRGGTQRPCYKVLYFHDASRRLNFEEARAACRRDGGQLVSIESEDEQRLIEKFIENLLASDGDFWIGLRRREEKQSNSTACQDLYTWMDGSISTFRNWYVDEPSCGSEVCVVMYHQPSAPTGIGGPYMFQWNDDRCNMKNNFICKYSDGERTNPATPILPENTEKEDVKETFKENKEAAWNLVYLLVPGIPLFLLLLVTTVVCWVWIWRRRTREQPDPSGKEPRTIWPSPGPAHSPDLEVYSVIRKQSEADLAETRPDLKNISFRGCSGAATPEDMSCGSDHRAVNPSESGFVTLASIESGFVTNDIYEFSPDHRLGRSEECGWVENEIYGY, encoded by the exons gccaGCCGGTCTGCCGGGGAGGAACACAGAGACCTTGTTATAAAGTCCTTTACTTCCATGATGCTTCTCGAAGACTGAACTTTGAGGAAGCCAGAGCAGCCTGCCGGAGGGATGGGGGCCAGCTAGTCAGCATTGAGTCTGAAGATGAACAGAGGCTGATAGAAAAGTTCATTGAAAACCTCCTGGCGTCTGATGGCGATTTCTGGATTGGGCTCCGGAGGCGTGAGGAGAAGCAAAGCAACAGCACAGCCTGCCAGGACCTTTACACTTGGATGGATGGCAGCATATCAACATTCAG GAACTGGTATGTGGATGAGCCTTCCTGTGGCAGCGAGGTCTGCGTAGTCATGTACCATCAGCCATCTGCACCCACCGGCATCGGGGGCCCCTATATGTTCCAGTGGAATGACGACCGATGCAACATGAAGAACAATTTCATTTGCAAATACTCCGATG GTGAAAGGACAAATCCAGCCACACCCATACTTCcagaaaacacagagaaagaagatgtcaaagaaacatttaaagaaaacaaag AAGCTGCCTGGAACCTTGTCTACCTCCTAGTGCCCGGcatccccctcttcctcctcctgctggtCACCACAGTTGTCTGCTGGGTTTGGATCTGGAGGAGGAG GACACGGGAGCAGCCAGACCCCAGCGGGAAGGAGCCGCGCACCATCTGGCCCTCGCCCGGCCCCGCGCACAGCCCGGACCTGGAGGTTTACAGCGTCATCCGGAAACAAAGCGAAGCCGATTTGGCCGAGACCCGGCCGGACCTGAAGAACATTTCATTCCGAGGGTGCTCGGGAGCAGCCACTCCCGAGGACATGTCCTGTGGCTCCGACCACAGGGCTGTGAACCCGTCCGAGAGCGGGTTCGTCACCCTGGCCAGCATCGAGAGCGGCTTTGTGACCAATGACATTTACGAGTTCTCTCCAGACCACCGCCTGGGGAGGAGCGaggagtgtgggtgggtggaaaaTGAAATCTATGGCTATTAG
- the LAYN gene encoding layilin isoform X2 — MQLGAPQAVLLAVLLAGLRGQKGRLLSGQPVCRGGTQRPCYKVLYFHDASRRLNFEEARAACRRDGGQLVSIESEDEQRLIEKFIENLLASDGDFWIGLRRREEKQSNSTACQDLYTWMDGSISTFRNWYVDEPSCGSEVCVVMYHQPSAPTGIGGPYMFQWNDDRCNMKNNFICKYSDEEPTVPSTGLGGERTNPATPILPENTEKEDVKETFKENKEAAWNLVYLLVPGIPLFLLLLVTTVVCWVWIWRRRTREQPDPSGKEPRTIWPSPGPAHSPDLEVYSVIRKQSEADLAETRPDLKNISFRGCSGAATPEDMSCGSDHRAVNPSESGFVTLASIESGFVTNDIYEFSPDHRLGRSEECGWVENEIYGY, encoded by the exons gccaGCCGGTCTGCCGGGGAGGAACACAGAGACCTTGTTATAAAGTCCTTTACTTCCATGATGCTTCTCGAAGACTGAACTTTGAGGAAGCCAGAGCAGCCTGCCGGAGGGATGGGGGCCAGCTAGTCAGCATTGAGTCTGAAGATGAACAGAGGCTGATAGAAAAGTTCATTGAAAACCTCCTGGCGTCTGATGGCGATTTCTGGATTGGGCTCCGGAGGCGTGAGGAGAAGCAAAGCAACAGCACAGCCTGCCAGGACCTTTACACTTGGATGGATGGCAGCATATCAACATTCAG GAACTGGTATGTGGATGAGCCTTCCTGTGGCAGCGAGGTCTGCGTAGTCATGTACCATCAGCCATCTGCACCCACCGGCATCGGGGGCCCCTATATGTTCCAGTGGAATGACGACCGATGCAACATGAAGAACAATTTCATTTGCAAATACTCCGATG AGGAACCAACAGTTCCTTCTACGGGGCTGGGAG GTGAAAGGACAAATCCAGCCACACCCATACTTCcagaaaacacagagaaagaagatgtcaaagaaacatttaaagaaaacaaag AAGCTGCCTGGAACCTTGTCTACCTCCTAGTGCCCGGcatccccctcttcctcctcctgctggtCACCACAGTTGTCTGCTGGGTTTGGATCTGGAGGAGGAG GACACGGGAGCAGCCAGACCCCAGCGGGAAGGAGCCGCGCACCATCTGGCCCTCGCCCGGCCCCGCGCACAGCCCGGACCTGGAGGTTTACAGCGTCATCCGGAAACAAAGCGAAGCCGATTTGGCCGAGACCCGGCCGGACCTGAAGAACATTTCATTCCGAGGGTGCTCGGGAGCAGCCACTCCCGAGGACATGTCCTGTGGCTCCGACCACAGGGCTGTGAACCCGTCCGAGAGCGGGTTCGTCACCCTGGCCAGCATCGAGAGCGGCTTTGTGACCAATGACATTTACGAGTTCTCTCCAGACCACCGCCTGGGGAGGAGCGaggagtgtgggtgggtggaaaaTGAAATCTATGGCTATTAG
- the LAYN gene encoding layilin isoform X1, translated as MQLGAPQAVLLAVLLAGLRGQKGRLLSASDVDLRGGQPVCRGGTQRPCYKVLYFHDASRRLNFEEARAACRRDGGQLVSIESEDEQRLIEKFIENLLASDGDFWIGLRRREEKQSNSTACQDLYTWMDGSISTFRNWYVDEPSCGSEVCVVMYHQPSAPTGIGGPYMFQWNDDRCNMKNNFICKYSDEEPTVPSTGLGGERTNPATPILPENTEKEDVKETFKENKEAAWNLVYLLVPGIPLFLLLLVTTVVCWVWIWRRRTREQPDPSGKEPRTIWPSPGPAHSPDLEVYSVIRKQSEADLAETRPDLKNISFRGCSGAATPEDMSCGSDHRAVNPSESGFVTLASIESGFVTNDIYEFSPDHRLGRSEECGWVENEIYGY; from the exons gccaGCCGGTCTGCCGGGGAGGAACACAGAGACCTTGTTATAAAGTCCTTTACTTCCATGATGCTTCTCGAAGACTGAACTTTGAGGAAGCCAGAGCAGCCTGCCGGAGGGATGGGGGCCAGCTAGTCAGCATTGAGTCTGAAGATGAACAGAGGCTGATAGAAAAGTTCATTGAAAACCTCCTGGCGTCTGATGGCGATTTCTGGATTGGGCTCCGGAGGCGTGAGGAGAAGCAAAGCAACAGCACAGCCTGCCAGGACCTTTACACTTGGATGGATGGCAGCATATCAACATTCAG GAACTGGTATGTGGATGAGCCTTCCTGTGGCAGCGAGGTCTGCGTAGTCATGTACCATCAGCCATCTGCACCCACCGGCATCGGGGGCCCCTATATGTTCCAGTGGAATGACGACCGATGCAACATGAAGAACAATTTCATTTGCAAATACTCCGATG AGGAACCAACAGTTCCTTCTACGGGGCTGGGAG GTGAAAGGACAAATCCAGCCACACCCATACTTCcagaaaacacagagaaagaagatgtcaaagaaacatttaaagaaaacaaag AAGCTGCCTGGAACCTTGTCTACCTCCTAGTGCCCGGcatccccctcttcctcctcctgctggtCACCACAGTTGTCTGCTGGGTTTGGATCTGGAGGAGGAG GACACGGGAGCAGCCAGACCCCAGCGGGAAGGAGCCGCGCACCATCTGGCCCTCGCCCGGCCCCGCGCACAGCCCGGACCTGGAGGTTTACAGCGTCATCCGGAAACAAAGCGAAGCCGATTTGGCCGAGACCCGGCCGGACCTGAAGAACATTTCATTCCGAGGGTGCTCGGGAGCAGCCACTCCCGAGGACATGTCCTGTGGCTCCGACCACAGGGCTGTGAACCCGTCCGAGAGCGGGTTCGTCACCCTGGCCAGCATCGAGAGCGGCTTTGTGACCAATGACATTTACGAGTTCTCTCCAGACCACCGCCTGGGGAGGAGCGaggagtgtgggtgggtggaaaaTGAAATCTATGGCTATTAG
- the LAYN gene encoding layilin isoform X3: MQLGAPQAVLLAVLLAGLRGQKGRLLSASDVDLRGGQPVCRGGTQRPCYKVLYFHDASRRLNFEEARAACRRDGGQLVSIESEDEQRLIEKFIENLLASDGDFWIGLRRREEKQSNSTACQDLYTWMDGSISTFRNWYVDEPSCGSEVCVVMYHQPSAPTGIGGPYMFQWNDDRCNMKNNFICKYSDGERTNPATPILPENTEKEDVKETFKENKEAAWNLVYLLVPGIPLFLLLLVTTVVCWVWIWRRRTREQPDPSGKEPRTIWPSPGPAHSPDLEVYSVIRKQSEADLAETRPDLKNISFRGCSGAATPEDMSCGSDHRAVNPSESGFVTLASIESGFVTNDIYEFSPDHRLGRSEECGWVENEIYGY, encoded by the exons gccaGCCGGTCTGCCGGGGAGGAACACAGAGACCTTGTTATAAAGTCCTTTACTTCCATGATGCTTCTCGAAGACTGAACTTTGAGGAAGCCAGAGCAGCCTGCCGGAGGGATGGGGGCCAGCTAGTCAGCATTGAGTCTGAAGATGAACAGAGGCTGATAGAAAAGTTCATTGAAAACCTCCTGGCGTCTGATGGCGATTTCTGGATTGGGCTCCGGAGGCGTGAGGAGAAGCAAAGCAACAGCACAGCCTGCCAGGACCTTTACACTTGGATGGATGGCAGCATATCAACATTCAG GAACTGGTATGTGGATGAGCCTTCCTGTGGCAGCGAGGTCTGCGTAGTCATGTACCATCAGCCATCTGCACCCACCGGCATCGGGGGCCCCTATATGTTCCAGTGGAATGACGACCGATGCAACATGAAGAACAATTTCATTTGCAAATACTCCGATG GTGAAAGGACAAATCCAGCCACACCCATACTTCcagaaaacacagagaaagaagatgtcaaagaaacatttaaagaaaacaaag AAGCTGCCTGGAACCTTGTCTACCTCCTAGTGCCCGGcatccccctcttcctcctcctgctggtCACCACAGTTGTCTGCTGGGTTTGGATCTGGAGGAGGAG GACACGGGAGCAGCCAGACCCCAGCGGGAAGGAGCCGCGCACCATCTGGCCCTCGCCCGGCCCCGCGCACAGCCCGGACCTGGAGGTTTACAGCGTCATCCGGAAACAAAGCGAAGCCGATTTGGCCGAGACCCGGCCGGACCTGAAGAACATTTCATTCCGAGGGTGCTCGGGAGCAGCCACTCCCGAGGACATGTCCTGTGGCTCCGACCACAGGGCTGTGAACCCGTCCGAGAGCGGGTTCGTCACCCTGGCCAGCATCGAGAGCGGCTTTGTGACCAATGACATTTACGAGTTCTCTCCAGACCACCGCCTGGGGAGGAGCGaggagtgtgggtgggtggaaaaTGAAATCTATGGCTATTAG
- the LAYN gene encoding layilin isoform X5 produces the protein MAISGLGSGGVRRSKATAQPARTFTLGWMAAYQHSEEPTVPSTGLGGERTNPATPILPENTEKEDVKETFKENKEAAWNLVYLLVPGIPLFLLLLVTTVVCWVWIWRRRTREQPDPSGKEPRTIWPSPGPAHSPDLEVYSVIRKQSEADLAETRPDLKNISFRGCSGAATPEDMSCGSDHRAVNPSESGFVTLASIESGFVTNDIYEFSPDHRLGRSEECGWVENEIYGY, from the exons ATGGCGATTTCTGGATTGGGCTCCGGAGGCGTGAGGAGAAGCAAAGCAACAGCACAGCCTGCCAGGACCTTTACACTTGGATGGATGGCAGCATATCAACATTCAG AGGAACCAACAGTTCCTTCTACGGGGCTGGGAG GTGAAAGGACAAATCCAGCCACACCCATACTTCcagaaaacacagagaaagaagatgtcaaagaaacatttaaagaaaacaaag AAGCTGCCTGGAACCTTGTCTACCTCCTAGTGCCCGGcatccccctcttcctcctcctgctggtCACCACAGTTGTCTGCTGGGTTTGGATCTGGAGGAGGAG GACACGGGAGCAGCCAGACCCCAGCGGGAAGGAGCCGCGCACCATCTGGCCCTCGCCCGGCCCCGCGCACAGCCCGGACCTGGAGGTTTACAGCGTCATCCGGAAACAAAGCGAAGCCGATTTGGCCGAGACCCGGCCGGACCTGAAGAACATTTCATTCCGAGGGTGCTCGGGAGCAGCCACTCCCGAGGACATGTCCTGTGGCTCCGACCACAGGGCTGTGAACCCGTCCGAGAGCGGGTTCGTCACCCTGGCCAGCATCGAGAGCGGCTTTGTGACCAATGACATTTACGAGTTCTCTCCAGACCACCGCCTGGGGAGGAGCGaggagtgtgggtgggtggaaaaTGAAATCTATGGCTATTAG
- the LAYN gene encoding layilin isoform X6 — MAISGLGSGGVRRSKATAQPARTFTLGWMAAYQHSGERTNPATPILPENTEKEDVKETFKENKEAAWNLVYLLVPGIPLFLLLLVTTVVCWVWIWRRRTREQPDPSGKEPRTIWPSPGPAHSPDLEVYSVIRKQSEADLAETRPDLKNISFRGCSGAATPEDMSCGSDHRAVNPSESGFVTLASIESGFVTNDIYEFSPDHRLGRSEECGWVENEIYGY, encoded by the exons ATGGCGATTTCTGGATTGGGCTCCGGAGGCGTGAGGAGAAGCAAAGCAACAGCACAGCCTGCCAGGACCTTTACACTTGGATGGATGGCAGCATATCAACATTCAG GTGAAAGGACAAATCCAGCCACACCCATACTTCcagaaaacacagagaaagaagatgtcaaagaaacatttaaagaaaacaaag AAGCTGCCTGGAACCTTGTCTACCTCCTAGTGCCCGGcatccccctcttcctcctcctgctggtCACCACAGTTGTCTGCTGGGTTTGGATCTGGAGGAGGAG GACACGGGAGCAGCCAGACCCCAGCGGGAAGGAGCCGCGCACCATCTGGCCCTCGCCCGGCCCCGCGCACAGCCCGGACCTGGAGGTTTACAGCGTCATCCGGAAACAAAGCGAAGCCGATTTGGCCGAGACCCGGCCGGACCTGAAGAACATTTCATTCCGAGGGTGCTCGGGAGCAGCCACTCCCGAGGACATGTCCTGTGGCTCCGACCACAGGGCTGTGAACCCGTCCGAGAGCGGGTTCGTCACCCTGGCCAGCATCGAGAGCGGCTTTGTGACCAATGACATTTACGAGTTCTCTCCAGACCACCGCCTGGGGAGGAGCGaggagtgtgggtgggtggaaaaTGAAATCTATGGCTATTAG